The following are from one region of the Leishmania braziliensis MHOM/BR/75/M2904 WGS CADA00000000 data, contig 37, whole genome shotgun sequence genome:
- a CDS encoding diacylglycerol acyltransferase, putative: MDGAPPQQQPRQQQDQWEERVRTPPQQKSSPLGEDATLAAVIAEDGVNARRRSLVAQVTSTISSSFHFLAKEALPRSSGAQRTLNHGTNSCTRKASPRPDEPPLTHARPPASREEVEGQLDKVLYAIGQLQQLQQRGRYIASTEVKNLRRAFLFAVGEEQRYQDAVAAHGKACVCSSTSTMPPLPAQRTPPKAAIPTAGPTATGAAPWDGQRMPSLDGPGENVVADAAEIAQPTEGKREYSPKATAADRLLAALERYVDKTPSSTSFDVSGASFSWGSVIHTPGERRLQSLTVSIFTFFTGIPICIAITALLLLSRYTAPLMVLYFLWIFTFGRPSHPLYKSPTFLRLFFWRHYCDYFPVRLIIPKPVRRLFDREGNYFFVYHPHGIHSFGAIINFGLDQNDASKMLNGITIHLQTLGINLYIPLWRQLAIWAGCGDASASCIRKTLRSGPGQSVMLVVGGAEESLMAKPNRNDLLLFKRKGFIKIALQEGTPLVPVYGFGENNVYGVPVLADEPWMRYLMDLFKHFVGFAIPLVCGRGFFNFNYGPLPHRRPIVVVVGEPLVVPHIPNPTTEDLEVWQGKYIECLRKLYNDHRGIYDLESTGLRIMQ; the protein is encoded by the coding sequence ATGGACggagcaccaccacaacaacagccacggcagcagcaggaccAGTGGGAGGAGCGTGTGCGGACTCCTCCACAACAGAAATCATCGCCACTGGGGGAGGATGCGACGCTAGCAGCAGTCATCGCGGAGGATGGGGTCAACGCACGCCGGCGCTCCTTGGTGGCACAAGTCACCTCCACcatctcttcttcctttcaCTTTCTGGCCAAGGAAGCGTTACCTCGTAGCTCCGGTGCGCAGCGCACTCTTAACCACGGCACAAACAGCTGTACCAGAAAGGCAAGCCCCCGCCCCGATGAACCACCgctcacgcacgcgcgcccGCCTGCCTCGCGGGAAGAGGTCGAAGGGCAGCTGGACAAAGTTCTTTACGCGATCGGCCAACTtcaacagctgcagcagcgcggccgctACATCGCCAGCACCGAAGTGAAAAACCTCCGCCGggcgttcctcttcgctgttgGTGAGGAGCAGCGCTATCAAGACGCTGTAGCAGCGCATGGaaaggcgtgtgtgtgctcctcAACATCCACCATGCCGCCCCTgcctgcgcagcgcaccccACCCAAGGCAGCCATCCCCACGGCGggccccaccgccaccggaGCAGCGCCATGGGACGGCCAAAGAATGCCATCCCTTGATGGCCCAGGTGAAAATGTAGTCGCGGATGCAGCAGAGATCGCTCAACCCACAGAAGGAAAGCGGGAGTATAGCCCAAAGGCGACGGCAGCTGACAGGCTActcgctgcgctggagcGGTACGTTGACAAGACCCCGTCCTCTACCTCCTTCGATGTTAGCGGCGCGAGCTTCTCGTGGGGCAGCGTCATCCACACCCCCGGCgagcggcggctgcagtCACTTACGGTATCCATCTTCACCTTCTTCACGGGCATCCCCATCTGCATCGCCATCactgcgctgctcctgctctCGCGCTACACGGCGCCCCTGATGGTGCTGTACTTCCTCTGGATCTTCACCTTCGGGCGGCCCAGCCACCCGTTGTATAAAAGCCCAACGTTCCTACGCCTCTTCTTCTGGCGCCACTACTGCGACTACTTCCCCGTGCGCCTCATCATTCCTAAGCCGGTTCGGCGTCTCTTCGACAGGGAGGGGAACTACTTTTTCGTGTACCACCCGCATGGCATTCACTCGTTTGGGGCGATCATCAACTTCGGGCTCGACCAGAACGACGCATCGAAGATGCTTAACGGCATCACAATCCACCTGCAGACCCTCGGAATTAACCTTTACATCCCTCTATGGCGCCAACTTGCCATCTGGGCAGGGTGCGGTGACGCCAGTGCATCCTGCATCCGCAAGACACTCCGGTCCGGTCCAGGGCAGAGCGTCATGCTCGTCGTCGGTGGGGCGGAGGAGTCGCTCATGGCAAAGCCGAACCGCAACGACCTGCTCCTGTTCAAGCGCAAAGGCTTCATCAAGATCGCGCTGCAGGAGGGGACACCGCTGGTGCCAGTGTACGGCTTCGGTGAAAATAACGTGTACGGCGTGCCGGTGCTGGCCGACGAGCCGTGGATGCGGTACCTGATGGATCTATTTAAGCACTTCGTCGGTTTTGCCATCCCGCTGGTGTGCGGCCGCGGCTTCTTCAACTTCAATTATGGACCGCTGCCGCATCGCCGCCcgatagtggtggtggtcggaGAGCCGTTGGTAGTCCCGCACATTCCTAACCCAACAACGGAGGATTTGGAGGTCTGGCAGGGCAAGTATATCGAGTGTCTCCGAAAGCTGTACAACGACCACCGTGGCATCTACGACTTGGAGTCGACCGGGTTGCGCATCATGCAGTGA
- a CDS encoding casein kinase I, putative, whose protein sequence is MAVSSEPYQPTGKEVPFGRGRFLLSHRLGNGSFGDIFEGYDKQSQRIVAVKLERKKARYPQLSYESKVYRVLHQPPLGQNEVSLKQLLMESLNYSGAGSFHGATAQGSSNINPSASARAIQVQHCKSLEDRIVVGIPQIYYFDSEGDYNIMVMEMCGPSLEDVFNYCHRRFSLKTVLMIADQLLHRIQYFHEKGFVHRDIKPENFVLGCRSKAHILYIIDYGLSKLYWEVKKNSHIPFVEGRPLTGTARYCSINVHRGFEQSRRDDLESIGFLFVYFLRGNLPWQGIQTKDQQIKTIKIGETKIATPLEVLCKGLPKEFLKYCQYCRALTFTQKPDYDNLRRLFRELGERLGLTLPMPGAPSGNLSAAHRTAVSLPNPLAVSALLATDATSATESRLLSVVSGSTLNSRHSQQCHAPSTVAAPLLLTSEDFDPMRGPYDWCFDWFCKRQMEVSKGTEEQSRRQWARSQPSAVASGNSELRLEDVSDEDGSTQTKSTNFGSHRPPLRNLLQSGRLRV, encoded by the coding sequence ATGGCCGTCTCATCTGAGCCATATCAGCCGACCGGCAAGGAGGTCCCATTTGGGAGAGGTCGCTTTCTTCTCAGCCACCGCCTCGGCAATGGCTCCTTTGGCGACATCTTCGAAGGCTACGATAAGCAGAGCCAACGCATCGTCGCAGTGAAGCTGGAGCGCAAAAAAGCGCGCTACCCGCAGCTGTCCTACGAAAGTAAGGTGTACCGCGTGCTGCATCAGCCGCCGCTTGGGCAAAATGAAGTGAGCCTGAAGCAACTTCTCATGGAGAGCCTCAActacagcggcgccggcagtTTTCACGGTGCCACGGCgcagggcagcagcaacatcaACCCGTCGGCGAGCGCCAGGGCCATCCAGGTGCAGCATTGTAAATCGTTAGAGGACAGGATCGTCGTCGGCATCCCGCAAATTTACTACTTCGACAGTGAGGGCGACTACAACATTATGGTGATGGAGATGTGTGGCCCCTCGCTCGAGGACGTCTTTAActactgccaccgccgcttctcCCTCAAAACAGTGCTCATGATTGCCgatcagctgctgcatcgcatTCAGTACTTCCACGAGAAGGGCTTCGTGCACCGTGACATCAAGCCGGAGAACTTTGTGCTTGGCTGCCGGTCCAAGGCGCACATCCTCTACATCATCGACTACGGGCTTTCCAAGCTCTATtgggaggtgaagaagaacAGCCACATACCTTTTGTGGAGGGCCGCCCGCTGACCGGGACAGCGCGCTACTGTAGCATCAATGTGCACCGCGGCTTCGAGCAGAGTCGCCGTGATGACCTCGAGTCCATCGGCTTTCTCTTTGTTTACTTTCTGCGAGGCAACCTTCCCTGGCAGGGGATCCAGACGAAGGACCAGCAGATCAAAACAATCAAGATAGGTGAGACCAAGATCGCGAcgccgctggaggtgctgtgcAAGGGACTACCTAAGGAGTTTCTCAAGTACTGCCAGTACTGCCGTGCCTTGACCTTCACGCAGAAGCCAGACTATGACAACCTGCGGCGCCTGTTCCGAGAACTAGGCGAGCGGCTCGGGCTGACACTGCCCATGCCTGGCGCGCCCAGTGGTAACCTCTCCGCAGCACACCGCACCGCCGTGAGCCTGCCCAACCCGCTCGCAGTGTCTGCTTTGTTGGCCACTGACGCCACATCCGCAACTGAGTCGCGTCTGCTGAGTGTTGTGAGTGGGTCTACCCTGAACAGCCGGCACAGCCAGCAGTGTCACGCCCCCAGCACTGTCGCAGCACCGCTCCTGCTGACTTCCGAGGACTTTGATCCAATGCGCGGCCCATATGACTGGTGCTTCGACTGGTTCTGCAAGCGCCAGATGGAGGTCAGCAAGGGGACAGAGGAACAGTCCCGGCGGCAGTGGGCGCGTTCCCAGCCGTCGGCTGTCGCGTCTGGCAACAGCGAGCTGCGCCTCGAGGACGTTTCCGACGAGGACGGCTCGACACAAACGAAGAGCACCAACTTTGGCAGCCACCGTCCGCCACTCCGTAATCTTCTGCAGTCGGGTCGCCTACGTGTGTAG